The uncultured Desulfovibrio sp. genome segment TTCTTTAGGTTCCAGCACCACGTTGCAAGCGCGGTGCCCGTCAAGGTGGTATTTGCCTTCATCAGGATAGAATTCCATGGTGCCGAGAAAGCGGCAGTCCAGATTGCTCTGGTCTTCTCGCCGGGCAGAGGCGCGCAGGGCCGCGAACATGCCCGCATAGCTGGGGCGGCCCGCAAACAGATTGGCCTCGCGCCCAAGGTTGGCCCCGGAATGCGCGTCTGAATTGGACACAAGGGCGTAGCCGTCAAGCCTGCTGATCAGGCGGTTCATGGCAGGGTCGGACGAAAGGCCCGTTTCCAGCGCAAAGATATGCTCCGAAAGATCGCCGTAGCAGTCTTCCAACCTGTCAAAGCCTGATTTGGAGCCGAAAAGCGCAAACCAGGGCGTCCACACATGGGCGGGAATCATCACCGAACCGGGCGCGCATTCCAGCATGATTTCAAGCAGGTCGCGCGAGTCCAGCCCCAGAATGGGGCGGCCATCGGCATTGAGGTTGCCGATCTGCGCCAGCCGCAACGAAAGGCGCTCTGCATCCTCAAGGGTGGGCACAAACACAAGGTTGTGCACCTTGCGCACCTTGCCGCCTCGTTTATATATGGAGCTGATTTCCGTCTGCAGCAAAAACAGCGGAGCGGTGGATTCCTGCAAGCCCGGGCCAGCCTTGGCATCCATGAACTCAAGCGTTTCCGGCTCAACCGCCAGCTTATAGAGGCCCGTGTGTTCGTCCAGCACGAGCTGCTCCGCCAGTTCCGCCCGCCACTGGGGGTGCGTAAAATCCCCGGTGCCCAGTACGTTGATACCTTTGCAGCGCGCCCAGGCCGCTAGATGGCGAGGATTGAGAGCCTTGCTTGTAGCGCGCGAGAAACGGGAATGGATGTGCAGATCAGCTATAAAATTCATAATTCACCCTGTGGGGATGGAATCTGTGCGGGATTGATCACGGTAAAGCCTGCGTCAGGCCAACCAGGGGCAGAAGCGTAAGGCCTGTGCAGACCACCGAGGCCCGCCCTTGCCGCAACCCATGACTCCACTACTGGTTTCAGGGCTGCCATTGACGGATGCCCCGGTGTGCAGCGTCAGCGGCGCTTCAATCACGGTTTCGTGTGCGGCATTCTTGCGGGCCAGCGCGAGAATCCGCAAAGCGGGTTTTGTCCTGTGCGTCCGTACGGGCAGCAGGAGGCGCAGGCCAAGGCCCGCATCGTTCAAGGCCGTGCACAATTGCGGCAAGGCCGAGGCATCATAGATGCAGCAAAAACAGCCCTGGTGCCGCAGCAGAGCTGCCGCAGCTCGGCAGAATAGCTGGAGCACGTATTCCCGATTTTCCTCGCCCTGTGCGCCACGCAGTGCCCGTTCGCGCATATGGCGGGGCGAGGGCCTCCCGGCTACTCCATAGGGCGGGTTTGCCAGAACCAGATCAAACTTTCCGGCATGGCTGACTCTTGTTGCGTCTGCCTGCTCTGCCAAGAGCTTTTTGTCGGCCAGATCAGCTTCGGCAAAGCGCAGCCTGTCTGTCAAGCCAAGGCCCACGGCATTGGCAGCGGCGGCCCGCACAAGCGGCGCTTCCCTGTCCAGCCCCAGCCCGGTAATGCCAGGGCAACGCAAGGCCAGCCCCAGCAGGGCAGCCCCGCAGCCGCAGCCAAGTTCTGCTGCTGTCAGATGCACCTGACGTGGCGCGTTCAGGCTTTCCACGTGCCGGGCGGCAAAGGCAGCCAGCAGGAGCGCGTCCGCGCCAAAGCGCAGACTGCCCTCCGGCTGCTCCAGCCCGCGTGGAAAAAGCTGTCGGGCGCTGTAAGATGGTTCATCCGTGTGCATTGGGGCTTCCTGCGCCGGAAAAAGGCCGCCGACAGAACATGGTTTCTGACGGCGGCCCGCAAGTATGTGTCAGGATGCTGCGAATGCGGTCAGCCCCCCCCGATGTTTGGGGAGACATGCCTGCTACAGCAGATCCCCTTCCCAGTTGAACAGGCTCTTGCGCCGCATTTCAGGCACAGAGGCCGGCGGATTTTCCTGCATGTGCGCAAAGAAACCGTATCCCGCCGAGAGCAGTTCCTGCCTTTTGGCGGTGATATCCAAGGGCCAGCCGGGATAAATCCAGATGTTGCCGCCGTACTGCCGCGCCCAGAATGGTTCGCCCATGGGGCTGAGGAATGGCTCGTTGGGTTTGACGCCCAACATGCCGAAACGGCTGATGCCCACGGGCCAGTAACCGGAAAGCACCACGCCAAGCGGCAGGGGGCTTTGCGCGGGCAGGGCCAGCATGTCCTCCCGCGCCAGTTCAGGGCTTACAAACGCGCCCGAAAATCCCATACTGGCAAGTATGCCAAGGGCCGAGGCATTGGCCGCGTTACAGAAAGGCCCGGCTAACAGGTCGGCGTTTTCTTCAAGCTGTTCGGGGAACAATCCGCGCTGCCACGGAGCGTTGCACACAAAATGTCGCGCGCCGTCACGCCACAGCCGCCCGATGGAGCGCCGGATGGTTTCTTCTTCGTCAGGCCAGATAACCGGCGGCAGCCACCAGCACATGCGCGGAGCAACCGTGCGCGAAAGATCGGCGCTGCGTGCCGAAAGCCAGAGGGCCTGCAACTGGCTGCGGCCGGTGCGTGTCTCCTTGCCATGGGGCACGCTCGAGCGCACGTACATGTCGGGCCGGGTTTTGGCCTTGATGGGCTTGGGCAGACGCGGATCGCTTTCCACGGCCTTGCTGGGGCGGGAGGGCATGGCCTCAAGGCGCGCCTGCCAGCTTTTGATGATGCGCATAAGCTCGGGTTCGCGCCGGTCTATAAGAAAAACGGGCGTACCAGCCTTGGGCGTCTTGTGCTTGGGCAGGCGCAGGGTAAGGCTGCCGCCCTTGGGAATACGCCGGGTTACGGGCATGGTGGCATGCCAGCGCTCGTCTTCAACGCCCACGCGCAGGTAATCCTGCGGCAGTAGTTCAAAGAAGGGCTTGAGCGTTATGCCGCCTTCTGGTTCAATGCGAATTTTGCCCGCCAGCAGGCCGGAACTGGTCTGACCGTCCGGCATTGTGGGGATGGTATGGTCCTTCTGCGGCAAAAAGCGCGCGCGGGATGAGGGTCGCCCCAGCGACATCTGCAAAATTTCTTCCGCAGCCTTGCGGGCCTGCGCATCACCGGGGTTGTCACGCAGCATGCGGTAGGCCGTGACCACGTGGTACACGTAGTGCGGACCTTTCTTGCGGCCTTCGATCTTCCACGACACAAGGTGGGGGATATTCAGCAGGGTTTTTGCCAGCACATCCAGCGAAAGGTCGAGGCAGGAGAACCAGCGCCCGTTGTGCTCCTTGCCGCGTATCTGCCCGCGTGAGCTTGGGCGGCGGGGCGCGTCAAAAGATTCGTTGCGGCGGTCGTCGGCCTTGCCACGCCCATCACGCCCGGTGCGGTTTTTGCGGGCAATGTCCATGCGCGACTGTTCCTGGCGCATGCGGTCCTGTTCCTCACGTTCCGCATTGCGCACAAGGGCAATGGCCGCAGGGCCGCCCTGGCGGTACACGCGGCGGCAAGGCTGTACGCAGCGGCCACGCAGGCCGCTTTTGCCGCCCATGTAGCTCGACCAGTAGCAACGGCCCGAAACGCAGTAGCAGAGCGCGCCGTGAACAAAACATTCAAGGTCAAGGCCTTCGGGGCAGGCCTCGCCCATGGTGCGGATTTCATCAATGGAAAGCTCGCGCGGCAGGATAACGCGGTTGGCGCCGAGTTTCTTGGCCTGCACAAGGCTTTCCGGATGGGTGAGGTTGGCAAGGGTGGAAAGATAAAGCCCGCCCTCAAAACCAGCCTGGCGCGCCAGATCCAGCATGGCCAGATCCTGCACGATAAGCCCGTCGGGCCTGACCTGACGGGCAAGGCGCGCCGCCAGCCGATAGGCCTGTGCTGGCTCGTTGGGCTTGACCAGGGTATTCATGGCCACGTAAACGCGGGCGTTTTCCGCATGGGCAAGGTCTGTCAGGCGCGAAAGTTCCGTCAGGCCAAAGTTTTCTGCCTGCATGCGGGCAGAAAAATGTTTGAGGCCCAGATAGATGGCGTCTGCCCCGGCGGCAAGAGCGGCCAGGAATGAAGGCGCGTCGCCCGCCGGAGCCAGAATTTCGGGCCGGGCGGGCGTGGGGGCGGATATGCTCAGATGATCCGCAGATGTGGAGAAAGTGTCGTTCATATTTTATAATACTCTTTGTACCAGGCCACAAAGCGGGCTATACCCTCGCTGAGAGGCGTGGAAGGGGCAAAGCCGGTGGCGGCGGTGAGGTCGTCAATATTGGCCCAGGTGGATTCAACATCGCCCGGTTGCATGGGCAGAAGTTCCTTGCGGGCCTTCATGCCAAGGGCGTCTTCAAGGGTGCTGATGAAATCGTTGAGTTCCACCGTATTGTTGTTGCCTATGTTGTAGATGCGCCAGGGTGCGGAGCTGCTGGCGGGGTTGGGATTTGCGGGGTCAAAGTCCGGGTCGGGCTGCGGGGCCAGCGGCAGCAAACGCACCACGCCCTCGATGATGTCGTCGATATAGGTAAAATCGCGGCGCATGCGCCCCTCGTTGAACACTTTGATGGGTTCGCCGCGCACAATGGCGGTGGTGAACAGGTGCAGGGCCATATCCGGCCTGCCCCAGGGGCCGTATACCGTAAAGAAGCGCAATCCCGTGCAGGGAATGCGGAACAGATGGCTGTAGGAATGGGCCATCAGTTCGTTGCTTTTCTTGGTGGCGGCGTACAGGCTGACCGGGTGGTCAACATTATGGTGCACACTGTAGGGCCGTGCGGTATTCATGCCATACACGGAAGAAGACGAGGCAAAAAGCAGATGCCCCACCTTGTTCTGGCGGCAACCTTCAAGAATATGCCCAAAGCCCAGCAGGTTGGCATTGAGGTACGATTCCGGGTTCTGGAGGCTGTAGCGCACGCCAGCCTGCGCCGCAAGGTTGACCACATGGGTAAATCCTTCGCGGGCAAACAGGGCGGTCATTGCCGGGCCATCGGCCATGTCCAAAAGTTCAAAGCGGAAGCGCTGCGCCTCCGGCATGGCGGCAAGTTGGGCCAGACGGTCTTTTTTTAGTTGCACATCGTAATAGTCGTTGCAATTATCAACGCCCACCACGCTGTGCCCATCGGCCAGAAGCCGTTGGGAAAGATGGTATCCAATAAAGCCCGCTGCGCCTGTTACCAGAACATGCATGAGAACCTCCCAGTGTGCATGCAGGCAAAGTAAGCCAGATGCGCGTTCTGGGCAAGAGCGGCGCGAAACGGTGAAATCCTTGTTTCGGGGTATGGGGGCTTGCGGGAAAAAGCGCCGCATCGTATGTTTTGGGGACCGAGGTAACGAATGCAGAAAGCAGAGAATAAAGGATCCGAAGCGCAAGGCAAGTCCGCATCTTCTGCGGATAAAGGCCGCCGTCAGGATCGCGCCGCCTGGTACGCTGGCCCGTACAAGGACGCGCTTATATATCTTATGGTCGCCATCTTTTTTGTAGAGATGATTGTCGGCGGCATTTCTTTTTTTTACGGCGTCATGCATGCCGCGCCGGATGTTCCCAGCGGCCCGCCGCTGGCGCGTTTCCCCTGGCTTGGCTGGGCCGTGGCCGCGGTGCTCGCCCCTGTGGGGCTGATGCTCATTGTGCACCTTTCCGGCACCTGGGTTTCGCGCTATCTGGGGCGCGAGGACAGCATGCAGGGCGGGCAGGGAGCAGGGCAGGCGGCGGACGATGAGCAGGTTCCTGAACGGCTGCGCCGTTTCTATGCCATAATCCGCAATGCGCCCACGGTGGTTTTGCTGCTGGGCATCATGCTGCTGGGTGCGGGATTGTTTTTTGTGGACGGGGCTTTCTCTGCCCTGATGCGCCTTGGCGGCGCGCTGGCAGAATATATCCCCTGGATTGCGGGCAGTCTGGCCGCACTTATTGCCGTGTGCTATCTGGTGCACCGCTGGTTTGTGTACCGGCATCACCGCATGCAGCAGGAATATGAATACCGACGCGAAGTGCTTGAGCGCACGGGCATCGTGCTGGTGGACAAGGGTTGCATACCCCTGCCGCAAAATGAGGTGCAGCGTCTGGCTCTTGGTGGGCATGTGGTGGAGGCGCAGGCCTTGCCCCCGGCCCTTGACGCCGAAGCTGCATCGGGTGATGGCGCAGCTAACGGGAATGGAGCAGCAGGGCATGATGACGATGTGACCGATGCGGAAATTATCAGCCCCGACACGGCAGCTTCGGCTGAAGATAAGGCTGACACGACCCCTGCGGACAGCGCAGCCAGTCCCGCTGACGCGTCAAAGCCCGTGGCCTCCGCAACCGATGAGGCTGAAAAGCCCCGCAAGCAAGGTTAATTGCTGATATGGCACCATATTGTTCAGCACGAATGCGGCGGAAGCATGAGCATACCCATACCAGGTAAACCTGTTCGAGGTTCCCGCAGCGGCGTGCCGCTCATGGCGCTGTTTGACCTGCTGGGCAAACGGTGGGCCATGGGCGTTATCTGGCAACTGCGCAAGGGCCCGGCCACATTCCGCGGCTTGCAGGAGGCCTGCGAATCCATATCCCCAGCGGTACTCAACAGCCGCTTGAAAGAACTGCGCGAGGCAAAACTCGTGTGCACCACCAATGACGGCTATGCTCTGACAGGCATGGGTGTGGAGTTGAGCCTTCTTCTGGAGCCATTTGGAGCCTGGGCCATTACCTGGGCTATGGAAGTGGCCCCGGAGGAGGCCGAACGCTGGAGCGAACTGCTCAGCAAAAGGCTCGCGTAGCCTCCTCCGGGGATTCCTGCATAATAGGGCCGCGACTATTGCTGCGCAGCCTTGATGGCCTTGAGCGTCCGGCCTCCCAGACCGATGGCATCGGTTGCGTATTCCTCAACAAATACCACAAACTTTTCCTGCGGAACGGACGTTGCCGCCACTGCGGCTGCGGTCAGGCCTTCAATCAGGTTCTTCTTCACTTCTTCCGTTGTGCTGTGCATGGCTATGGTGATGACGGGCATGATTTGCTCCTTGTCGTTTGATCTTGCGGCTTGCGCTCCGCATATTTTGCGAAACTGCAAGCAAAGGTAGTGTTCTTGCGCGCGCTATGGAATAAGTAGCGCGCTATGAAAAAAATAGCAAGAACTGCCCAAGGTCAAACCTGCAAAGACGGCAGCATGTGTCCGTGTGACTGATTTTTCAAGGTGTTGCCGCCAAAAGCTGATGGGCATTCCCTGAACGTGTTCATGTTCAGAGAATGCCCATTTTCAATAACCAGCTAGTATTCGGACTTTTGCTGAAAAAAAATCGCTACCCGGTGCTTTGTCTAAAGAGCCGCAACCTGCGTGAGGCCGCGCCGCGCAAGGGCTATGTCAGCCAGCGCGTTGATGCAGGCCGCCGCCACAGCGGAGCCGCCCTTACGGCCCAGCAAGGTAAAGTGGGGCCAGGGGCTTTGTCGCAGAAGTTCCTTTGACTGCGCCGCGTTCACAAAGCCCACAGGCATGCCCACTATGAGGGCAGGCGGCTGCGCGCCCTGCGCAAGCACGTCCAGAAGGCCCAGCAGGGCCGTGGGCGCGTTGCCGATGACCACAATGTTGCCGCCCATGTTCTGCGCAATGCTCTCAAGTCCGGCGCGGGAGCGTGTGGTGCCCCGGCTGGCGGCAAGCTCCGCAAGGCCGGGCAGTGCCATGAGAGGCGTCACTGTTACCCCCAGCGGATCAAGGCGGCGCATGGGCAGGCCAGCGGCGGCCATGCGGGTGTCGGTATACACGGTGCAGCCCGCGAGCAAGGCGGTCACGCCAGCTTCAAGGCCAAGGGCGCTCAGCCGCAGGTCGTCCACGATATCCGTATCGCCAAGGGTGTGGACACAGCGGCGGGCCACTTGCCAGAGCGGGCCATCAAAGGTTCGCGGTTCAGGAATTTCCGCATCTATGATGGCGAAAGAGCGGCTTTCGATTTCGGCTGGGGTGCAGGCCGGGTCAAGATCAACACTGATTTTGTCTGTGGGGTTGTGAACCATAAAATCCTCAGGGGCGTGTGTCTGAAAAGTAGGCGGCGCAAGTGCGCAGCCATGCGCGCCAGAAGCGGCGGGAGCCTTCGGGATAGCAGTGAAGCCATGATCCGGCGACAGATCCGAGGCGGCAGCCTTCGTCCCGTAAAAAACGGCCATGGCTGTCATAGAGCTTCCACAGGGGACGGCATGGAGTGGGCAGGGGTATTTCTTCTTCCTGCGCATAGTGAAATTCGTGTCCGCGCACCCACAGGGGACGGGCGGCAGGTCGTTTAAGCGCGGGCCAATCAGGCGCGGCTTGCGCGGCCCGGTAGCCCAGAGCAGCCTTGCTTGCGCCAAGTGCGCAGTTGCGCGGCAAGAGGCCGCTCATGGCGTGGTCTTGCCCTGCAATCTGCACGGACTGCATGAGATAGATATAGCCCCCGCACTCGCCGTACATGGGCATGCCCTGTGCAGCCAGCCCGTGGAGGGCTGCGCGCATGGCCGTGTTGGCCGCGAGCCGGGGGGCATGCAGTTCCGGGTAGCCGCCGGGAAAGTACAGGCCAGAACATTCGGCTGGCGGCGCGGCATCCCGCAGTGGAGAAAAAGCGACAACATGCGCCCCAAGATCGTGCAGCACGGCAGGCAGATCCGCATAACAAAAGCTGAAAGCCTCATCCCATGCTAGGCCCACAACAAGCCAGCGCTTGCGGTGGGGGCGGGGTGGGTGCTGCGTTTGTGCGTCTGAAAGGGGAAAAAATCTGTCCGACGGCGGTTCATGTGCCTCGGATAATCGCGCTTGCCGTGCAACTTCCGGCATTGCCGCCCCGGACTTGTCTGCATCGACTGCCCTTTGTGACGTCTGCACTCCCGCCAGTTTGAGCATGCGGTTCAGGTCGCAGTGTTGCTCAACCCATTGGGTCAGCGCTTGTCTGTCCACCGCAGGCAGGGCCTCGCGCGCTTCCACTAGCCCCAGATGGCGGGAGGGAAGTTCCGGTGCCCCCTGCCGGGGCAGCAGGCCCAAGAGGGGCACGCGAGCGCTCTTTGCCAAGGGCGTCAATGACTGGCGCAGCAGGTCGGCGTGGCGGGCGCTGCCCACATGGGTGCACACCATGCCAAGAAAACGGACAGGCAGGCCGCCAGCCCATGCGGGACGGTGATGCAGGAAGCCCTCTGCCAGCGCGGCAATGGACTGCCCCATACCGCCTGCGTTGAGTACCAGCAGCACAGGCAGACCCAGCAGGGAGGCCAGATGCGCAGTGCTGCCCGCGCCACGGTGCCCTCCGTCAAAGAGACCCATGGCCCCTTCCACCACCAGCAGGTCTGGCTTGGCGGAAGGATTTGTTCCGGCCTTTGCATCGTCCGCGTCCTCATGCTGGCAACAACTTGCGGACATGCGTTCAAAAACGCGTCCCAACCCTTTGGGGATGCGCCCAGCGGGCAGGGGGTGTTCAGCAGGGGACGGCGTGGCTTCCCGGCACATCCATGTGTCCAGATTGGCTGCGGGCTGGCCTGTCAGCGCCGCATGAAAGGCAGCATCAATATAGTCCGGCCCGGTCTTGGCCGCGCGGGCCATGAGCCCGCGAGCGTGCAGGGCGCAGAGCAGGGACAGGGTAAAGGTCGTTTTGCCCGCATTACTGCCCGTGCCGCCTATGACAAGGCCGGGTATGCTCGGCTGCGGCTTGAGCATGTTTGCGCTCCGTATGATGTCGGCAGGGATTGCCTTGCGGCAGATGCTGTCAGCGTTGTCGCAGGGCCTCGGCAATGATGGCCGCGTCTGCCTCTGGCCGGGCTTTGAGTTGCAGCTCGGGGTTACCTCCGGAGCAGGCAAAACCCTCTGGCCCCAGTTCCACAAAACCGGCGGAAACAACGCGGCTGTAAGGCAGCTGTTCGCGCATGTCGCTGTGGTCTACACGGCGCGGAAAGATGAAAGGCACTTCCTGACCAGAAAAGTCTTCAACGATGAGGTACTTCACAGGGGCCTCCTCAGCGCGCATCGGGCGCGGCGGGCTTGGCATTGCGGCGGTTTTGCAGATACTGCCGCACGGCCTTGTTGTGGTCATTGAGGTTGGTGGAAAAAACATGCTCGCCACCATCGAATTTCGCCACAAAGTACAGATAGTTGTGCGCCTCGGGGTGGACGGCTGCGGCAAGGGCCGCTGCGCCGAACGAGCAGATGGGGCCTGGCGTCAGGCCGGGGCGCTGATAGGTGTTGTATAAGTTATTGGGATCGTCCAGATCGCGGCGACGCAGGTTGCCGTCAAAGTTGGGTCCAAGGCCGTAAATCACTGTGGGGTCGGCCTGGAGCAGCATGCCCTTGTTGATGCGGTTCTGGTAGACCCCGGCCACGCGGGCGCGCTCTGCGTCAATGCCTGTTTCCTTTTCCACTATGGAAGCAAGGATAACCCATGTTTTGAGCTGTTCGGTCTGGCTCGGCCCCGGTTTTTTGCCGTCGGGCCATACGTTGGCGGTCTTGCGCCAGAAGTTGTCCACCATGCGCCCGGCAACGGCCTTGGCCTGCGCCAGATCGACAATGTCATTCTTTTTGAGCAGATATGTATCCGGCATCAAAAAGCCCTCAGCCGTGGCAAAGGGGATGCCGTAATGACGCAGAAAGTCCGGGTCGGTCACGACCTTGCGAAAGTCGTCAAAAACTACAAGTCCGGCCTCTTCAAGCACCTTGCCTGTCTGCCACCATGTGAGGCCTTCCGGCACGGTAACGCGGTACAGCACGGGGTGCCCGTTGACCAGCTCGTCCAGCACCTTTTCCGGCAGCCAGCCCGTATTGAGGGCGAATCTGCCAGCCTGGAGGCGGTTTTCCCATTTTTTATAGCGGGCCAGCAGGTCGAGCTTGCGGGCGTCGGTAACAACCCC includes the following:
- a CDS encoding Eco57I restriction-modification methylase domain-containing protein — translated: MHTDEPSYSARQLFPRGLEQPEGSLRFGADALLLAAFAARHVESLNAPRQVHLTAAELGCGCGAALLGLALRCPGITGLGLDREAPLVRAAAANAVGLGLTDRLRFAEADLADKKLLAEQADATRVSHAGKFDLVLANPPYGVAGRPSPRHMRERALRGAQGEENREYVLQLFCRAAAALLRHQGCFCCIYDASALPQLCTALNDAGLGLRLLLPVRTHRTKPALRILALARKNAAHETVIEAPLTLHTGASVNGSPETSSGVMGCGKGGPRWSAQALRFCPWLA
- a CDS encoding peptidase U32 family protein, encoding MNDTFSTSADHLSISAPTPARPEILAPAGDAPSFLAALAAGADAIYLGLKHFSARMQAENFGLTELSRLTDLAHAENARVYVAMNTLVKPNEPAQAYRLAARLARQVRPDGLIVQDLAMLDLARQAGFEGGLYLSTLANLTHPESLVQAKKLGANRVILPRELSIDEIRTMGEACPEGLDLECFVHGALCYCVSGRCYWSSYMGGKSGLRGRCVQPCRRVYRQGGPAAIALVRNAEREEQDRMRQEQSRMDIARKNRTGRDGRGKADDRRNESFDAPRRPSSRGQIRGKEHNGRWFSCLDLSLDVLAKTLLNIPHLVSWKIEGRKKGPHYVYHVVTAYRMLRDNPGDAQARKAAEEILQMSLGRPSSRARFLPQKDHTIPTMPDGQTSSGLLAGKIRIEPEGGITLKPFFELLPQDYLRVGVEDERWHATMPVTRRIPKGGSLTLRLPKHKTPKAGTPVFLIDRREPELMRIIKSWQARLEAMPSRPSKAVESDPRLPKPIKAKTRPDMYVRSSVPHGKETRTGRSQLQALWLSARSADLSRTVAPRMCWWLPPVIWPDEEETIRRSIGRLWRDGARHFVCNAPWQRGLFPEQLEENADLLAGPFCNAANASALGILASMGFSGAFVSPELAREDMLALPAQSPLPLGVVLSGYWPVGISRFGMLGVKPNEPFLSPMGEPFWARQYGGNIWIYPGWPLDITAKRQELLSAGYGFFAHMQENPPASVPEMRRKSLFNWEGDLL
- a CDS encoding NAD-dependent epimerase, which encodes MHVLVTGAAGFIGYHLSQRLLADGHSVVGVDNCNDYYDVQLKKDRLAQLAAMPEAQRFRFELLDMADGPAMTALFAREGFTHVVNLAAQAGVRYSLQNPESYLNANLLGFGHILEGCRQNKVGHLLFASSSSVYGMNTARPYSVHHNVDHPVSLYAATKKSNELMAHSYSHLFRIPCTGLRFFTVYGPWGRPDMALHLFTTAIVRGEPIKVFNEGRMRRDFTYIDDIIEGVVRLLPLAPQPDPDFDPANPNPASSSAPWRIYNIGNNNTVELNDFISTLEDALGMKARKELLPMQPGDVESTWANIDDLTAATGFAPSTPLSEGIARFVAWYKEYYKI
- a CDS encoding helix-turn-helix domain-containing protein, translated to MSIPIPGKPVRGSRSGVPLMALFDLLGKRWAMGVIWQLRKGPATFRGLQEACESISPAVLNSRLKELREAKLVCTTNDGYALTGMGVELSLLLEPFGAWAITWAMEVAPEEAERWSELLSKRLA
- a CDS encoding tautomerase family protein, with protein sequence MPVITIAMHSTTEEVKKNLIEGLTAAAVAATSVPQEKFVVFVEEYATDAIGLGGRTLKAIKAAQQ
- a CDS encoding precorrin-8X methylmutase, which gives rise to MVHNPTDKISVDLDPACTPAEIESRSFAIIDAEIPEPRTFDGPLWQVARRCVHTLGDTDIVDDLRLSALGLEAGVTALLAGCTVYTDTRMAAAGLPMRRLDPLGVTVTPLMALPGLAELAASRGTTRSRAGLESIAQNMGGNIVVIGNAPTALLGLLDVLAQGAQPPALIVGMPVGFVNAAQSKELLRQSPWPHFTLLGRKGGSAVAAACINALADIALARRGLTQVAAL
- a CDS encoding cobyrinate a,c-diamide synthase, coding for MLKPQPSIPGLVIGGTGSNAGKTTFTLSLLCALHARGLMARAAKTGPDYIDAAFHAALTGQPAANLDTWMCREATPSPAEHPLPAGRIPKGLGRVFERMSASCCQHEDADDAKAGTNPSAKPDLLVVEGAMGLFDGGHRGAGSTAHLASLLGLPVLLVLNAGGMGQSIAALAEGFLHHRPAWAGGLPVRFLGMVCTHVGSARHADLLRQSLTPLAKSARVPLLGLLPRQGAPELPSRHLGLVEAREALPAVDRQALTQWVEQHCDLNRMLKLAGVQTSQRAVDADKSGAAMPEVARQARLSEAHEPPSDRFFPLSDAQTQHPPRPHRKRWLVVGLAWDEAFSFCYADLPAVLHDLGAHVVAFSPLRDAAPPAECSGLYFPGGYPELHAPRLAANTAMRAALHGLAAQGMPMYGECGGYIYLMQSVQIAGQDHAMSGLLPRNCALGASKAALGYRAAQAAPDWPALKRPAARPLWVRGHEFHYAQEEEIPLPTPCRPLWKLYDSHGRFLRDEGCRLGSVAGSWLHCYPEGSRRFWRAWLRTCAAYFSDTRP
- the mltG gene encoding endolytic transglycosylase MltG, with the protein product MKTLLRALGLLLLLVLAGGGWLAYEAHTFLTTAPETPGRDVFFDVPAGARLAQVSAGLVKQGVVTDARKLDLLARYKKWENRLQAGRFALNTGWLPEKVLDELVNGHPVLYRVTVPEGLTWWQTGKVLEEAGLVVFDDFRKVVTDPDFLRHYGIPFATAEGFLMPDTYLLKKNDIVDLAQAKAVAGRMVDNFWRKTANVWPDGKKPGPSQTEQLKTWVILASIVEKETGIDAERARVAGVYQNRINKGMLLQADPTVIYGLGPNFDGNLRRRDLDDPNNLYNTYQRPGLTPGPICSFGAAALAAAVHPEAHNYLYFVAKFDGGEHVFSTNLNDHNKAVRQYLQNRRNAKPAAPDAR